One genomic segment of Alphaproteobacteria bacterium HT1-32 includes these proteins:
- the rfbA gene encoding glucose-1-phosphate thymidylyltransferase RfbA codes for MNRRKGIILAGGSGTRLWPLTVAISKQMLPVYDKPMIYYPLSTLMLAGIREILIISSPDALPMFRRMLGDGESWGLELSYAEQAAPRGIAEALVIGREFIGDDPFALILGDNLFYANDLSMVLGRASQATDQNTIFGYWVDQPEQFGVVTLSPEGVPLEIIEKPDQPASNWAVPGLYFYRSDVADRAVALKPSERGELEITDINRQLLNDGALQVELFGRGTAWLDSGLPDSLLEAGEFVKVIEKRTGLKISCPEEIAYRQGFIDRDQLRQLGQAIAGSDYGRYLLRLADQTR; via the coding sequence ATGAACCGGCGCAAGGGGATCATTCTTGCCGGAGGTTCGGGCACGCGTCTCTGGCCGCTGACAGTGGCAATTTCCAAGCAGATGCTGCCGGTCTATGACAAGCCGATGATCTATTATCCGCTGTCGACACTGATGCTGGCCGGCATTCGCGAGATTCTGATTATCTCCTCACCTGATGCATTACCGATGTTCCGGCGCATGCTGGGCGATGGGGAAAGCTGGGGGCTGGAGCTTTCCTATGCAGAGCAGGCAGCACCGCGGGGAATTGCGGAAGCGCTGGTGATCGGCCGGGAGTTTATCGGCGACGATCCGTTTGCGCTTATCCTTGGTGATAACCTGTTCTACGCCAACGATCTGTCGATGGTACTGGGCAGGGCATCGCAGGCTACCGACCAGAATACGATTTTCGGCTACTGGGTCGATCAGCCGGAGCAGTTCGGTGTTGTCACCCTGTCGCCAGAAGGCGTGCCACTGGAAATAATCGAAAAGCCGGACCAGCCGGCCTCAAACTGGGCTGTTCCCGGGCTTTATTTCTATCGGTCGGATGTCGCTGACCGGGCTGTTGCCCTGAAGCCGTCAGAGCGGGGTGAACTGGAGATTACGGATATCAACCGGCAGCTGTTGAACGATGGTGCCCTGCAGGTCGAGCTGTTTGGTCGCGGGACAGCCTGGCTGGATAGCGGTTTGCCGGACTCGCTGCTTGAAGCCGGGGAATTCGTGAAGGTGATCGAGAAGCGGACAGGCCTGAAAATCAGCTGCCCGGAAGAGATCGCCTATCGTCAGGGATTTATTGACCGCGATCAGTTGCGGCAGCTGGGTCAGGCCATTGCCGGCTCTGATTACGGGCGCTATCTGCTGCGTCTTGCAGATCAGACGCGATGA
- a CDS encoding DUF1674 domain-containing protein: protein MSDTPSKEDASVPETGSDSRAKTTPAVERKEVGGPKGPEPTRFGDWEQKGRCTDF from the coding sequence ATGAGTGATACCCCCAGCAAGGAAGACGCGTCCGTTCCGGAAACGGGATCGGACAGCAGGGCAAAAACGACCCCGGCTGTTGAACGGAAAGAAGTTGGCGGGCCGAAAGGTCCGGAACCAACCCGGTTTGGTGACTGGGAACAGAAGGGCCGCTGCACGGACTTTTAG
- a CDS encoding gfo/Idh/MocA family oxidoreductase, producing the protein MKILTLGCSSIARRRAFPGMLALPAIEQIDIASKRPVPADLLPADRLGATFDDYAVALEKSDATLVYVSLVNSLHLPMVEAALRSGRHVVVDKPAFLTLGETEKMLALAEARDLLLAEAVVFADHPQFDALRRVASENGGATRIQTTFSFPPLGEGNFRYNPDLGGGVVNDVAPYPVAVGRLLFQGSPVSVSCRPLAWQHGVPVSALITLIWQNGRALTAFIGYDTEYRNNLSVFGPGMAVDMDRAYTPPPLESTLLNVRIANEPQQMAIPAGDNFTGFFGRVLARIEDGRHGEFADAMRDDAMVMDMLRLDMGFAG; encoded by the coding sequence ATGAAAATTCTGACACTCGGATGTTCCTCGATTGCCCGGCGCCGGGCTTTCCCGGGAATGCTGGCTCTGCCAGCCATCGAGCAGATCGATATTGCTTCGAAGCGTCCGGTGCCTGCTGATCTGCTGCCCGCTGACAGGCTGGGTGCGACGTTCGATGATTATGCTGTGGCGCTCGAAAAAAGTGACGCAACGCTGGTTTATGTGTCGCTGGTCAATTCCCTGCATCTGCCGATGGTTGAGGCCGCGCTGCGCAGTGGTCGGCATGTGGTGGTCGACAAACCGGCTTTTCTGACACTTGGCGAGACAGAAAAGATGCTGGCGCTGGCTGAAGCCCGTGACCTGCTGCTGGCGGAAGCTGTGGTTTTTGCAGACCATCCCCAATTTGACGCACTGCGTCGCGTCGCATCAGAAAATGGTGGTGCAACCCGCATCCAGACGACTTTCAGTTTCCCGCCTCTCGGGGAGGGGAATTTCCGCTACAACCCGGACCTTGGGGGTGGCGTGGTCAATGATGTCGCACCTTATCCGGTGGCGGTAGGAAGATTGCTGTTTCAGGGCTCTCCGGTATCGGTCAGCTGCCGGCCGCTTGCCTGGCAGCACGGTGTGCCGGTCTCTGCCCTGATTACCCTGATCTGGCAGAACGGCCGCGCCCTCACAGCCTTCATCGGGTACGATACGGAATATCGCAACAACCTGTCGGTTTTCGGACCGGGCATGGCCGTTGATATGGACCGGGCCTATACACCGCCGCCGCTGGAGAGCACGCTGCTGAATGTCCGGATTGCCAACGAACCGCAGCAGATGGCAATTCCCGCAGGCGATAACTTCACCGGTTTCTTTGGCCGGGTTCTGGCCCGTATTGAAGACGGTCGTCATGGCGAATTTGCCGATGCGATGCGTGATGATGCGATGGTGATGGACATGCTGCGTCTTGATATGGGGTTTGCCGGATGA
- the hemC gene encoding hydroxymethylbilane synthase produces the protein MEIKIGTRGSPLALAQAHETERRILAVRPDITVSIVVIKTTGDMIRDRALSEAGGKGLFTKEIDEALADGRIDIAVHSMKDVPTKLPDWMALPCILPREDPRDALICLTADSLGDLPEGAVVGTASLRRGALVLHRNPGLRTTLLRGNVETRLSKVRSGEIDATILAMAGLNRLGLSEHTTRPIAPEDMLPAVAQGAVGITARADDTATLDLLMQLDDEVSHRAIRIERAFLARLDGSCRTPIAALAELSGDRVSFRGLIARPDGSDVRDCAFEGSLDSAERQATEAAGKLLADVGPDYLTS, from the coding sequence ATGGAAATCAAGATCGGAACACGGGGCAGCCCGCTGGCGCTGGCACAGGCCCACGAAACGGAACGACGCATTCTTGCGGTTCGTCCGGATATCACCGTCAGCATCGTCGTGATCAAGACGACGGGTGACATGATTCGCGACCGCGCATTGTCGGAGGCGGGCGGCAAGGGCCTGTTCACCAAGGAAATTGACGAAGCGCTGGCAGATGGCCGGATCGATATCGCGGTCCATTCGATGAAGGATGTTCCGACGAAGCTACCGGACTGGATGGCGCTGCCCTGCATTCTGCCACGGGAAGACCCCCGGGATGCGCTGATCTGTCTGACAGCAGACAGTCTTGGCGATCTGCCTGAAGGGGCGGTGGTCGGAACGGCTTCGCTTCGTCGGGGGGCGCTGGTTCTGCATCGTAATCCGGGACTGCGGACAACCTTGCTGCGGGGAAATGTCGAAACCCGCCTGTCAAAAGTCCGCAGCGGTGAAATCGATGCGACAATTCTGGCCATGGCCGGTCTGAACCGGCTGGGCCTCAGCGAACATACAACCCGCCCGATTGCGCCGGAAGACATGTTGCCGGCGGTTGCACAGGGCGCGGTTGGCATCACGGCGCGGGCAGATGATACGGCGACGCTGGATCTGCTGATGCAGCTTGATGATGAGGTGTCGCACCGGGCGATCCGGATTGAGCGGGCTTTTCTGGCGCGGCTTGACGGTTCCTGCCGGACGCCGATTGCGGCGCTGGCGGAATTATCTGGCGACCGGGTGTCGTTTCGCGGGCTGATTGCCCGTCCGGACGGGTCTGATGTGCGGGATTGCGCCTTTGAGGGAAGCCTCGACAGTGCCGAAAGGCAGGCAACAGAGGCTGCCGGAAAATTGCTGGCAGATGTCGGGCCTGACTATCTGACCTCATGA
- a CDS encoding NAD(P)H-dependent glycerol-3-phosphate dehydrogenase, giving the protein MTESADQPVVGVIGGGAWGTALAVAASRAGSRALIWARDGEMVKAINDTHINSRYLPDITLPDNIAATGDLAAVCKAEAVLLVVPAQHLATTLDDAARHWIDGVPAVICAKGIERDTDRLMSAVARDQLGSRAPLAVLSGPTFAREVALGLPAAVTLAVEDRAIGDRLVELLGSPTFRPYLTDDVIGAEIGGTVKNVLAIACGIIEGKQLGDNARAALVTRGLAEMTRLCTALGGRAETMAGLSGLGDVTLTCNATQSRNFSFGVALGEGRSLADLLAEGTTVEGFHSSEAVSRMARNAGIDAPVCAAVDGILNSFADIDATISGLMNRPFREE; this is encoded by the coding sequence ATGACGGAATCCGCAGACCAGCCCGTTGTCGGTGTTATCGGCGGCGGTGCCTGGGGTACTGCTCTTGCCGTGGCGGCCAGCCGGGCCGGATCACGCGCCCTGATCTGGGCACGGGACGGGGAAATGGTGAAAGCCATCAACGACACCCATATCAACAGCCGCTACCTGCCTGACATCACCCTGCCCGATAATATCGCCGCAACAGGTGATCTGGCCGCCGTCTGCAAGGCAGAGGCCGTCCTGCTGGTGGTTCCTGCACAGCATCTGGCGACGACGCTGGATGATGCAGCCCGGCACTGGATTGATGGCGTGCCCGCCGTGATCTGCGCCAAGGGAATCGAACGCGATACAGACCGGCTAATGTCAGCCGTTGCCCGTGACCAACTCGGCAGCCGGGCACCGCTGGCCGTATTGTCAGGACCGACATTTGCCCGCGAAGTAGCCCTCGGGCTTCCCGCCGCTGTCACCCTGGCAGTCGAAGACCGGGCCATCGGGGACAGGCTGGTGGAGCTGCTGGGCTCCCCCACATTCCGGCCCTATCTGACCGATGATGTCATCGGTGCGGAAATTGGCGGAACAGTGAAAAACGTACTCGCCATTGCCTGCGGCATCATTGAAGGCAAGCAGCTTGGCGACAACGCCCGTGCGGCCCTTGTGACCCGTGGTCTGGCTGAAATGACCCGGCTTTGCACCGCACTTGGCGGGCGGGCCGAAACCATGGCCGGGCTGTCCGGTCTTGGCGATGTCACCCTGACCTGCAACGCCACCCAGTCGCGGAATTTCAGCTTTGGCGTCGCGCTTGGGGAAGGCCGCTCACTGGCGGACCTTCTGGCAGAAGGCACCACTGTCGAAGGCTTCCATTCATCGGAAGCTGTCTCCCGCATGGCACGAAATGCCGGCATTGACGCGCCGGTCTGTGCTGCGGTCGATGGTATTCTGAACAGTTTTGCGGATATAGACGCAACGATTTCCGGCCTGATGAACAGACCCTTCCGCGAGGAATAG
- a CDS encoding aminotransferase class V-fold PLP-dependent enzyme, which translates to MSRIQVWDYLPEYEELKTEIDAAVARVFASGRLILGQEVSRFEEDFARYCDRTHGVGVNSGTDALLLALKALDVGPGDEVITVPNTAVPTVSAIENAGAVTRFVDVDPSTLLMDPKKLEATISPRTKVILPVHLYGQNADMAAIMDIARGHGLRVLEDCAQSTGSTTKGAKSGSFGDLAAFSFYPTKLLGAYGDGGMVISSDEALDARLRSLRMYGMKGSYYAAEHGYNSRLDEVQAAILNVKLPLLDSWNDRRRVLADRYAAGLADIDISLPAEAEGNRHAWYVYVVRHARRDALIEGLKEADIHVNISYPWPVHIMDGYRHLGYQAGDFPISEAAAGEIFSLPMYPGLTDAMQDRVIDVLSRLAGSVG; encoded by the coding sequence ATGAGTCGCATTCAGGTCTGGGACTATCTGCCGGAATATGAAGAGCTGAAAACAGAGATAGATGCGGCCGTTGCCCGGGTCTTTGCATCGGGACGCCTGATTCTGGGGCAGGAGGTCAGCCGCTTTGAAGAAGATTTCGCCCGCTATTGCGACCGCACGCACGGGGTTGGCGTCAACAGCGGTACGGACGCCCTGCTGCTGGCCCTGAAAGCCCTTGATGTCGGACCGGGGGACGAGGTGATTACGGTGCCGAATACGGCGGTCCCGACGGTTTCCGCGATTGAGAATGCGGGCGCGGTAACCCGCTTCGTTGATGTTGATCCGTCCACACTGCTGATGGATCCGAAGAAGCTGGAGGCGACAATCTCGCCCCGTACAAAGGTTATCCTGCCGGTGCATCTTTACGGGCAGAATGCAGATATGGCGGCGATCATGGATATTGCGCGCGGTCATGGTCTGAGAGTTCTTGAAGACTGTGCCCAGTCCACCGGTTCGACCACAAAGGGGGCAAAGTCCGGGTCGTTCGGTGATCTCGCGGCTTTTTCCTTCTACCCGACCAAACTGCTGGGTGCCTATGGTGATGGCGGTATGGTGATTTCTTCAGATGAAGCACTGGATGCGCGACTTCGCTCGCTCCGCATGTATGGCATGAAGGGCAGCTATTACGCGGCTGAACATGGCTACAACTCACGCCTTGATGAAGTGCAGGCAGCCATTCTGAACGTCAAGCTGCCCCTGCTTGATAGCTGGAATGACCGGCGCCGGGTGCTGGCAGACCGGTATGCAGCCGGTCTGGCAGATATCGATATCTCGTTGCCGGCTGAAGCTGAGGGTAACCGGCATGCCTGGTATGTTTATGTGGTTCGCCATGCCCGGCGGGATGCGCTGATAGAGGGCCTGAAAGAGGCTGATATCCACGTCAATATCAGTTACCCCTGGCCCGTTCATATCATGGATGGCTATCGTCATCTCGGCTATCAGGCTGGCGATTTTCCGATCTCGGAAGCCGCCGCCGGAGAGATTTTCTCCCTGCCGATGTATCCCGGTCTGACGGATGCGATGCAGGACCGGGTGATTGATGTGCTGAGCCGTCTTGCAGGGTCTGTCGGATGA
- a CDS encoding heme biosynthesis protein HemY — translation MRMLIRALVFFVALAILIGVVSWFADRPGQVELTWLGYRVDAGVHVILIGILVIAAVLVVLHRLWWGLMRVAPGMGRFWRESKRRKGYAALTDGLVAVAAGDTSEAAKLAAKAENILDNPPLTLLLSAQAAQMSGDNEKARGYFRQMLDRPETAFLGLRGLITYALNEGDIERARLLSRKAYALKQSSDWLSGIYYDLLVRNGDWVEAETVTKASERHKLITAEQAAWRQTILTHERSLDAEHSGNRDEAIKLARKAADGMMKFSPGVVNAARLMTAAGKQRRSLTLVEKAWAINPHPSLVDVYADAAGAADAMERVRAMDKLASCNKGHRESQIAMGEAALEAGLWGEARSKLQPVLESGGDIRAYRMMARIEESENQDLAAAHKWLLLAAEAPAPETWVCSGCGAAAADWRHICGNCDAIESFRWMRPPQLGAIPAMIGASEPEVLLPALTDGAASSVAKQSG, via the coding sequence ATGAGGATGCTCATCCGGGCCTTGGTATTCTTCGTCGCGCTGGCGATACTGATTGGCGTGGTTTCCTGGTTTGCCGACCGCCCGGGGCAGGTTGAACTGACCTGGCTGGGCTATCGGGTTGATGCCGGGGTGCATGTCATCCTGATCGGTATTCTGGTCATTGCTGCTGTGCTTGTAGTCCTCCACCGGCTCTGGTGGGGGCTGATGCGTGTGGCGCCTGGGATGGGGCGGTTCTGGCGTGAGTCAAAACGCCGGAAAGGCTATGCAGCACTGACGGACGGGCTGGTTGCGGTGGCGGCCGGTGATACCAGTGAAGCGGCAAAACTGGCCGCGAAGGCCGAGAATATTCTGGATAACCCGCCACTGACGCTGTTGCTGTCGGCGCAGGCTGCGCAGATGTCCGGCGATAACGAGAAGGCGCGGGGATATTTCCGGCAGATGCTGGACCGTCCGGAGACCGCGTTCCTCGGGTTACGGGGCCTGATTACCTACGCCCTTAATGAAGGCGATATTGAGCGGGCACGTCTGTTGTCGCGCAAAGCCTATGCGCTGAAACAGTCTTCGGACTGGCTGTCGGGCATCTATTACGACCTGCTGGTCCGCAACGGTGACTGGGTTGAAGCGGAAACCGTCACCAAGGCGTCGGAACGGCACAAGCTGATCACGGCTGAGCAGGCTGCCTGGCGGCAGACGATCCTCACCCACGAACGCAGTCTTGATGCGGAACACTCCGGCAACCGGGATGAGGCAATCAAGCTGGCACGCAAGGCCGCTGACGGGATGATGAAATTCAGCCCCGGCGTGGTCAATGCGGCCCGTCTGATGACGGCTGCCGGTAAGCAGCGCCGTTCCCTGACCCTTGTCGAGAAGGCCTGGGCAATCAATCCGCACCCATCTCTGGTCGATGTCTATGCAGATGCAGCGGGGGCTGCGGATGCAATGGAACGGGTTCGGGCCATGGACAAGCTGGCCAGTTGCAACAAGGGGCATCGCGAAAGCCAGATTGCCATGGGCGAGGCAGCACTTGAGGCCGGTCTGTGGGGCGAGGCCCGGAGCAAATTGCAGCCAGTGCTGGAAAGCGGCGGCGATATCCGTGCCTACCGGATGATGGCGCGCATTGAAGAAAGTGAAAATCAGGACCTGGCAGCGGCTCATAAATGGCTGTTGCTTGCCGCGGAAGCACCGGCACCGGAAACCTGGGTTTGTTCCGGTTGTGGTGCAGCGGCTGCGGACTGGCGTCATATTTGTGGAAATTGCGACGCCATTGAATCCTTCCGCTGGATGCGTCCGCCTCAGCTGGGGGCCATTCCCGCCATGATCGGGGCGTCAGAGCCGGAGGTTCTGCTGCCGGCACTCACCGACGGGGCGGCGTCATCCGTCGCGAAACAATCAGGCTGA
- the rfbB gene encoding dTDP-glucose 4,6-dehydratase produces the protein MGQRVLVTGGAGFIGSALVRYLVGAGAVVLNIDALTYAGDLSTVASVADHPDYSFRQDDIRDAAAMADALAAFRPTLIFHLAAESHVDRSIDGPAAFIDTNVVGTTTLLDAALGYWKTLSGAERDGFRFVHVSTDEVYGALGAEGYFTEASPHLPNSPYAASKSAADGLARAWNRTYGLPVLISNCSNNYGPWQHPEKLIPTVIAAGLSGRPIPVYGDGSNVRDWLHVDDHVKALIGIACQGQPGETYLIGGDAERSNLETVHSICRALDRLAPDTGGDHARLISHVTDRPGHDFRYAVDHARLTAATGWQPQHDFDEGIAATVGWYLDNRDWWQSTESGRLGLDRTAQTGGGR, from the coding sequence GTGGGACAACGGGTTCTGGTGACGGGCGGTGCAGGCTTTATCGGCTCGGCCCTTGTCCGTTATCTGGTCGGGGCCGGGGCTGTCGTTCTGAATATTGATGCGCTGACCTATGCCGGAGATTTGTCAACGGTTGCGTCGGTTGCGGATCACCCGGATTACAGTTTCCGGCAGGATGACATTCGCGATGCGGCCGCAATGGCTGACGCGCTGGCGGCTTTCAGGCCGACCCTCATATTTCATCTGGCGGCAGAGAGCCATGTTGACCGCTCGATTGATGGTCCGGCCGCATTCATCGATACCAATGTGGTGGGGACAACAACGCTGCTGGATGCGGCCCTCGGCTACTGGAAAACCCTGTCCGGGGCAGAACGGGATGGCTTTCGGTTTGTCCATGTCTCTACCGATGAAGTCTACGGCGCACTCGGGGCCGAGGGATATTTTACGGAAGCCTCACCGCATCTGCCGAATTCGCCCTATGCCGCCAGCAAGTCGGCGGCAGATGGTCTGGCACGGGCCTGGAACCGCACTTATGGCCTGCCGGTACTGATCAGCAACTGCAGCAATAACTACGGCCCCTGGCAGCATCCGGAAAAACTGATTCCGACAGTGATTGCAGCCGGCCTGTCGGGCCGTCCGATCCCGGTTTATGGCGACGGATCGAACGTGCGTGACTGGCTGCATGTGGACGATCATGTGAAGGCATTGATAGGTATAGCCTGTCAGGGCCAGCCCGGGGAAACCTACCTGATCGGTGGTGATGCGGAACGGAGCAATCTGGAAACAGTACACTCGATCTGCCGGGCGCTGGACCGGCTGGCACCGGATACCGGCGGTGACCATGCCCGCCTGATCTCCCATGTGACGGACCGTCCCGGCCATGATTTCCGTTATGCGGTGGACCATGCCCGGCTGACGGCGGCGACAGGATGGCAACCGCAGCATGATTTTGATGAGGGAATAGCGGCAACCGTGGGCTGGTATCTCGATAACCGCGACTGGTGGCAGTCGACGGAGTCCGGCAGGCTCGGTCTTGACCGGACAGCACAGACAGGAGGGGGCCGATGA
- a CDS encoding glycosyltransferase: MSETIDLSIVVPVYNGAASVPKLVEALTALPFDGQMEIVLVDDGSPDNSGDVCEKLAAASDRVPVRAVLHSRNFGEHNAVLTGLREARGDIVITMDDDLQNPPEEVLKLWQAMRDGDDDVIYGVFGQKQHAGWRNLGSWLANATADLVLDKPKGLYLSSFRCLRGEIAKAVSAYRGPYPYVDGLIFQITRRARGVRVEHLPRANGASNYTLRRLIRLWLIVLMNFSTLPLRLSALLGLAMSGVGFLGLIAVLGEYFLFGVPITGWTSIMSVVLLFFGMQMMILGLIGEYLGRVFLTVNERPQSNVRRITDRRDDL, encoded by the coding sequence ATGAGCGAGACTATTGATCTCAGTATCGTTGTGCCCGTGTATAACGGTGCCGCGTCTGTGCCGAAGCTTGTTGAGGCGCTGACAGCATTGCCGTTTGACGGACAGATGGAAATTGTTCTCGTTGATGACGGCAGCCCGGACAATTCCGGGGATGTTTGTGAGAAACTGGCCGCAGCCAGTGACCGGGTGCCGGTACGGGCCGTCCTGCATAGCCGGAACTTCGGCGAGCATAATGCCGTGCTGACCGGTCTGCGGGAGGCGCGTGGCGATATCGTCATCACCATGGATGACGATCTGCAGAATCCGCCGGAGGAAGTTCTGAAACTCTGGCAGGCGATGCGGGATGGCGATGACGATGTGATTTATGGCGTGTTCGGCCAGAAGCAACATGCGGGATGGCGCAATCTCGGCAGCTGGCTGGCCAACGCTACGGCGGATCTGGTTCTCGACAAGCCGAAAGGTCTCTACCTCTCCAGCTTCCGCTGTCTTCGCGGAGAGATCGCAAAAGCGGTTTCCGCCTATCGTGGCCCCTACCCTTATGTTGATGGTCTGATTTTCCAGATCACCCGGCGCGCCCGTGGTGTCAGGGTCGAACATTTGCCACGGGCCAATGGTGCCAGCAATTATACGCTGCGACGGCTGATCCGCCTCTGGCTGATCGTTCTGATGAACTTCTCGACCCTGCCGCTTCGCCTCAGTGCCCTTCTCGGGCTGGCGATGAGCGGGGTTGGCTTTCTTGGCCTGATCGCAGTGCTTGGCGAGTATTTTCTGTTTGGTGTGCCGATTACAGGCTGGACCTCGATCATGAGCGTTGTGCTGCTGTTTTTCGGTATGCAGATGATGATCCTCGGACTGATAGGCGAATATCTCGGGCGGGTGTTTCTGACGGTCAATGAGCGGCCGCAGTCGAATGTCAGACGAATTACCGACCGGAGAGATGATTTATGA
- the tsaD gene encoding tRNA (adenosine(37)-N6)-threonylcarbamoyltransferase complex transferase subunit TsaD yields MLALGIETSCDETAAAVVDLDRTVRSNVVLSQIEAHQPYGGVVPEIAARAHLEAADSVCAEALKRAGVGFSDIDVIAATGGPGLIGGVLVGVMTGKAISMVRNLPFVAVNHLEAHALTARLTNDVPFPYLLLLVSGGHCQLLIAEAVGQYRRLGATIDDAAGEAFDKTAKLLGLGYPGGPAVEAAARNGDPDRYPLPRPMVGRPDCDFSFSGLKTAVRRLVDGFGTDGPTERDRADICASFQAAAGDVLVDRCRRATQRFLDLHPEGRHLVVAGGVAANRYLRARLEAAVSLELVAPPLALCTDNGAMVAWAGLERYRLGMTDDFTFAARPRWPLDPDADPKPFAGVKA; encoded by the coding sequence ATGCTCGCACTCGGAATTGAAACCAGTTGTGATGAAACGGCGGCGGCGGTTGTCGACCTCGACCGCACGGTAAGGTCCAACGTTGTTCTGTCGCAGATTGAGGCGCATCAGCCCTATGGCGGTGTGGTGCCGGAAATTGCTGCGCGTGCTCATCTTGAAGCAGCCGATTCGGTTTGCGCCGAGGCCCTGAAACGGGCCGGCGTCGGATTCAGCGATATTGACGTAATTGCCGCCACTGGCGGTCCCGGACTGATCGGCGGCGTACTGGTCGGCGTCATGACCGGCAAGGCCATTTCAATGGTGCGCAACCTGCCCTTCGTTGCCGTAAATCATCTTGAAGCACATGCGCTGACGGCACGGCTGACCAATGATGTGCCCTTTCCCTATCTGCTGCTGCTGGTCTCCGGCGGCCATTGCCAGTTGCTGATTGCCGAAGCGGTTGGCCAGTACCGTCGACTGGGGGCAACCATTGACGACGCTGCGGGTGAAGCCTTCGACAAGACGGCAAAGCTGCTGGGACTGGGCTATCCCGGTGGCCCCGCGGTGGAAGCCGCCGCCCGGAACGGTGATCCTGACCGCTACCCGCTGCCCCGGCCTATGGTCGGGCGACCGGATTGCGATTTTTCCTTCAGTGGCCTGAAGACGGCGGTGCGGCGTCTGGTCGATGGTTTCGGCACCGACGGCCCGACGGAACGCGACCGGGCGGATATCTGCGCCTCGTTTCAGGCAGCCGCCGGTGACGTGCTGGTTGATCGCTGCCGCCGGGCCACACAACGGTTTCTCGATCTGCACCCCGAAGGGCGGCATCTGGTCGTTGCCGGCGGGGTTGCGGCCAACCGCTATCTTAGGGCACGGCTGGAGGCGGCGGTCAGTCTGGAGCTGGTCGCACCACCACTGGCGCTCTGTACCGATAACGGCGCAATGGTAGCCTGGGCCGGGCTGGAACGTTATCGTCTCGGCATGACCGATGATTTCACATTTGCGGCCCGACCGCGCTGGCCGCTCGACCCTGATGCAGACCCCAAACCCTTTGCCGGAGTGAAAGCATGA
- a CDS encoding uroporphyrinogen-III synthase: protein MTLLITRPLEDATPLADHLQAMGYRTFLEPLLEPDLSRARTCSLSAHTAVLLTSRNGARAFALATKDRSAQVFAVGDGTALLARELGFTRVASAGGDVHDLFALVRSAWRPEDGRLLHVAGKTLAGDLVGMLSTEGYDVVRDHMYDVRTPAEFTPELVDAFVRDDIAAVLLFSPRTAMTFADLVARAGIGTQIRNCYAICLSNAVRDRVSGLSWRGMPVADSPTQDALIEVLQTVCPSGQAD from the coding sequence ATGACCCTGCTGATTACCCGCCCGCTTGAGGATGCCACACCGCTGGCTGACCATCTGCAGGCTATGGGTTACAGAACGTTTCTGGAACCGCTTTTGGAACCGGACCTGTCGCGGGCTCGTACATGTTCCCTGTCGGCTCATACAGCGGTGTTGCTGACCAGTCGCAATGGTGCCCGGGCATTTGCACTGGCGACGAAGGATCGGTCTGCACAGGTTTTCGCCGTTGGAGACGGCACGGCATTGCTTGCCCGAGAGCTTGGTTTTACCCGTGTCGCCAGTGCCGGTGGTGATGTGCATGACCTGTTTGCGCTGGTCCGGTCAGCGTGGCGCCCGGAAGACGGGAGGCTGTTGCATGTTGCCGGAAAAACACTGGCCGGTGATCTGGTCGGGATGCTTTCGACAGAGGGGTACGACGTGGTGCGTGACCATATGTACGATGTACGTACACCTGCCGAATTCACACCGGAACTGGTCGATGCTTTCGTACGTGACGACATCGCTGCTGTTCTGCTATTTTCACCGAGGACTGCGATGACGTTTGCAGATCTGGTGGCCAGGGCGGGGATTGGCACTCAGATACGGAATTGTTACGCGATTTGCCTCAGTAACGCAGTCCGCGATCGTGTCTCCGGATTGTCCTGGCGGGGGATGCCGGTTGCTGATTCGCCGACGCAGGATGCGTTGATTGAGGTGCTGCAGACAGTTTGTCCATCCGGACAGGCCGATTAA